Below is a window of Paraburkholderia azotifigens DNA.
TGTCGACGTCGTCCGACACGCAGGCGAACGTTCACATGCTGTACGTCGAACCGGACGTGCGCCGGCTCGGCATCGGCACGCAGCTAATCAACGAATGCGTGCGCTTTGCGAAGCGGGCGGCTTACCGCACGTTGAGCGTCGAAAGCGAAAGCTCGCTCGACGACGCCCGGCGGCTCTTCACGCAGGCCGGCTTCGCGCTGCTCGCGGCGGCGCCCGAGCGGCGTTTCGGGCGCGATCTCGTCATCGAGCGTTGGGAGCGCGGAATGTAGACGCGCTACGCTTCCCCCGCGCAAATAAAAAAGCGCCACGGTTTCCCGTGGCGCTCTTCACATGGTGTGGTCAGTTCGTGTTGCTCAGAACGACGGCACGACAGAGCCCTTGAACTCCGTCTTGATGAACTGGCGCACGTCTTCCGACTGATACGCCGCAACCAGCTTCTTCACCCACGGCTGATCCTTGTCCTTCGCGCGCACGGCGATCAGGTTCGCGTACGGGCTGTGCACGTCTTCCAGTGCGATCGCGTCTTTGGTCGGCTGCAGGCCGGCCGCCAGCGCGTAGTTCGTGTTGATCGCGGCGGCATCGACGTCGGACAGCGAACGCGGCAGTTGCGCCGCATCGAGTTCGACCAGCTTCACTTTCTTCGGATTGTCGGCGACGTCGAGCGGCGTCGCGGTGCCGCCGTTCGTACCCGCGCCAGCCTTCAGCTTGATCACGCCTTGCGCCTGCAACAGCAGCAGCGCGCGGTTTTCATTCGACGGATCGTTCGGCACCGCGACCTTCGCGCCTTGCGGCAGATCCTTCAGCGACTTCAGCTTCTTCGAGTACACGCCGAGCGGCGAAATGTACGTCAGGCCCGCAGTGACGATCTTGTAGCCGCGCTGCTTGATCTGGCTGTCGAGATACGGCTGATGCTGGAAGCTGTTCGCGTCGAGATCGCCTGCGTCGAGCGCGGCGTTCGGCTGCACGTAGTCGTTGAACTCGACGACCTTCACGTTGAGGCCTTCGCGCTTCGCGACCTTTTGCACAACCGACCAGATTTGCGCGTCGGGGCCGCTGATCGTTCCGACCTTGATGACCTTGTCGTCGGCATGGGCGCCGAAGCTCGTGACGAGTGCCGCCGAAGCGAGCGCTGCGGAAAAAACCTTGATGAGTGTTCTGCGCTGCATGTGATTCTCTCTTGACTGCCTTGTTTCAGATTCGTGGTTCGACGGCGGACGTGTTGAGTTGCCCTTGGGCTTGTCCATGAGGCGTCGAGCCGCAAATGGTCTCACAGGCTCGCGTCGATGTGAAATACAGGGATCGCATATGGGTATGCGGCCCGTGTGGCGGGATTCGCGCGCGGGTTTCACACGTGGGTTTCGCACGCAAATGCAGGTTTGTGCCGCCCGAAAGTGAAAGGGCCGCGCAGCGGCGCGGCCCTCGATGATCAGTTGTTCTTCAGAACGTCGTCCAGTCGTCGTCGGACGATTTGGGCGCGGCGGAGCGCGGCGCGGGCGCCGGCTTGCGCGTAACAGGCGGTGCCGCGTGGTCTTCACGGGCGACGGGGCGCGTCGCCGGTTCATGCTGCGCCGCGGCCGTTTGACCCGCTGCCGGTTCGACAGCCGCTTTCGGCGCCGGCTTCGGCGCGGCCTTCGCAACCGTGCGCACCCTGGCGGGCGTCACGACGGCTGCATCCGAACCATTCACACGGAATGTGCCGATGGTCTGACGCAGACGCGTCGCCTGATCCTGCAGCGATGCGGCAGCCGCGGCAGCCTGTTCGACGAGCGCCGCATTCTGCTGCGTGACTTCATCCATCTGCGTGACCGCGCGGCCCACTTGCGAAATGCCGCTGCTCTGCTCTTCCGACGCCGCCGCGATCTCGCCCATGATGTCCGTCACGCGGCGCACGGCCTGCATGATCTCGCTCATCGTCGTGCCCGCCTGTTCGACGAGCGTGTAGCCGTTGTTGACGCGCTCGACGGAATCGCCGATCAGCTGCTTGATTTCCTTCGCCGCCGTCGCCGAACGTTGCGCGAGGCTGCGCACTTCGCCCGCGACGACTGCGAAGCCGCGGCCCTGCTCGCCCGCGCGGGCCGCTTCGACGGCTGCGTTCAGCGCGAGGATGTTGGTCTGGAAAGCAATGCCCTCGATCACGCCGATGATGTCCGAGATCTGACGCGAGCTGTCGTTGATCTCCGTCATCGTGCTGATCACGCGGCTCACAACCTCGTTGCCCTTCGTCGCGATCTCCGATGCGTTGTTCGCGAGCCCGCTTGCCTGGCGCGCGTTGTCGGCGTTCTGCTTGACGGTCGCCGTCAGCTCTTCCATGCTCGCCGCCGTTTCCTGCAGCGACGCGGCCTGCTGCTCGGTACGCTGCGACAGATCGCCATTGCCCGCGGCAATCTGATGCGTCGCCGACGCGATCGATTCCGCCGACTGGCGAATCTCGCCGATCGCGCGCTGCAGGCGGCTTTGCATCTCGTTCATCGCGGCCATCATGCTGGTCGAATCGTTCGGACGCACGGGCACGATCTGCGTGAGATCGCCTGTTGCGATCCGCGCCGCGAGCTGCGCAGCGTCCTGCGGCTCGCCGCCGAGGCTGCCGCGCACATTGCGGATGATCAGCACCATCGCAAAGGAAATCACCGCGCCAATCACCAGTACGACGATGAAATGCTCGATCAGATTCGCGTAGTAAGCGGTGTCGATATCGCGCACGAATACGCCGCTGACGATATTCCAGTCCCACGGCGCAAAGCGCACCGCGTAGCTGATCTTCGGCACGGCCTCTTCGGAATGCGGCAGACGCCCGCGATATTCGGCGAAGCCCTTGCCCGTCGCCTTCGCCGCATCGACGATCGACACATACAGCAGCTTGCCGTCGGGATCCTTGAAGTCGCCGACCGCTTTGCCGTTCATCTGCGGCAAGGTCGGGTGCATCAGCACGACGGGCTTCGAATCCATCACGAACAGATAGCCCGATTCGCCGTAGCGCATCGTTGCGAGACGTGCGAGCGCTTCGCGCTGCGCATCGGCCTCGCTCATCTTGCCGGCCTGTGCGAGCGCGTAGTAGCCGTTCACGACCCCTTGCGCGGCATCGACGAGGTTCACCATGCCGGCCTTGCGCTCGTCGAGCATTGTCGAGCGGGTCTCAACCGCGCTCCACAATCCGACGCCCAGCAAACCCAGCCATACGAGCACAAGCGATAACCACAGCTTGCGGTTCAGACTCATCCTACTCATGTTGTGTTGGTCTCATGTGGTGGTGTCACTTTCCTTGGCATATCCGCCGCGACCTCGGCAGGAGATCAGCGCAAACGATTGCTCTCTCTGGATATCGGCAGGTCAAGGCGCCGACTTGAGGCAGCCTGTAAGGGACGCATCACCGTGACTGGGCCGATAATGGCGGGACGTTGCCGGTAATGCGCCTGGTCCGGCTCATCCTTTTCGAGGTTGCTTATGTACGTCGTTTCCCTCACCTACACGGCATCGCTGGATCGCGTGGACGACGCGCTGGAAGCGCATCGCGCGTTTCTCGTGCGTCAGTTCGACGCGGGCGTGTTCATCATGGCCGGCCCGAAAGTGCCGCGCGACGGCGGTGTGATCATCGCGGCCGGTATCGAACGATCGCGACTCGACGAGATTCTGGCGAGCGATCCCTTCGCGCAGCAGAAGGTTGCCCGCTACGACGTGACGGAATTCAAGGCGACCCGGATGGCGCCTGGAATGAATCTGAAAGTGCTGGAATGAGGTGAGGTTGACGGTTAGGAAAAGAAAAAGGCTGCACGTCGTGTGCAGCCTTTCTTATTCCGATGCGAGGCTCTCTTAGGCCATTCGCTCAGCCGAGCAACAGCTTGAGATCGTGGACCCATGGCGACGCGCCCTGGCCATCGCGTGCGAAAAGACGCAGCTTGCCGTCGGTATCGAACACGTAGCTGGCGGCCGTGTGATCCATCGTGTAGCTGTCGGGCGTCTTGCCCGGCACCTTCGCGTAGTACACGCGGAAGTCCTTCGTCACCTTGGTCAGCTGCTCCTGATCGGCAGGACGCAGGCCGACGAAGGTCGGATTGAACGCGGGCACGTACTGCGCCATCAGTTCCGGCGTATCGCGCTCGGGATCGACGGTGACGAACAGCACCTGCACGCGCTTCGCGTCTTCGGGCCCGAGTTGCTGGAGCGCCTGTGAAAGCTCGGCCATCGTCGTCGGACACACGTCGGGACAATGCGTGTAGCCAAAGAACAGCACGACGACCTTGCCCTTG
It encodes the following:
- a CDS encoding SCO family protein; the encoded protein is MLTQRFARAARVALVACALGGAALMSGCGKEQPAFTNVDITGNKQFGTDFSLPDSSGKTRTLADYKGKVVVLFFGYTHCPDVCPTTMAELSQALQQLGPEDAKRVQVLFVTVDPERDTPELMAQYVPAFNPTFVGLRPADQEQLTKVTKDFRVYYAKVPGKTPDSYTMDHTAASYVFDTDGKLRLFARDGQGASPWVHDLKLLLG
- a CDS encoding MetQ/NlpA family ABC transporter substrate-binding protein, whose protein sequence is MQRRTLIKVFSAALASAALVTSFGAHADDKVIKVGTISGPDAQIWSVVQKVAKREGLNVKVVEFNDYVQPNAALDAGDLDANSFQHQPYLDSQIKQRGYKIVTAGLTYISPLGVYSKKLKSLKDLPQGAKVAVPNDPSNENRALLLLQAQGVIKLKAGAGTNGGTATPLDVADNPKKVKLVELDAAQLPRSLSDVDAAAINTNYALAAGLQPTKDAIALEDVHSPYANLIAVRAKDKDQPWVKKLVAAYQSEDVRQFIKTEFKGSVVPSF
- a CDS encoding methyl-accepting chemotaxis protein, producing MSRMSLNRKLWLSLVLVWLGLLGVGLWSAVETRSTMLDERKAGMVNLVDAAQGVVNGYYALAQAGKMSEADAQREALARLATMRYGESGYLFVMDSKPVVLMHPTLPQMNGKAVGDFKDPDGKLLYVSIVDAAKATGKGFAEYRGRLPHSEEAVPKISYAVRFAPWDWNIVSGVFVRDIDTAYYANLIEHFIVVLVIGAVISFAMVLIIRNVRGSLGGEPQDAAQLAARIATGDLTQIVPVRPNDSTSMMAAMNEMQSRLQRAIGEIRQSAESIASATHQIAAGNGDLSQRTEQQAASLQETAASMEELTATVKQNADNARQASGLANNASEIATKGNEVVSRVISTMTEINDSSRQISDIIGVIEGIAFQTNILALNAAVEAARAGEQGRGFAVVAGEVRSLAQRSATAAKEIKQLIGDSVERVNNGYTLVEQAGTTMSEIMQAVRRVTDIMGEIAAASEEQSSGISQVGRAVTQMDEVTQQNAALVEQAAAAAASLQDQATRLRQTIGTFRVNGSDAAVVTPARVRTVAKAAPKPAPKAAVEPAAGQTAAAQHEPATRPVAREDHAAPPVTRKPAPAPRSAAPKSSDDDWTTF
- a CDS encoding YciI family protein, producing MYVVSLTYTASLDRVDDALEAHRAFLVRQFDAGVFIMAGPKVPRDGGVIIAAGIERSRLDEILASDPFAQQKVARYDVTEFKATRMAPGMNLKVLE